One Neoarius graeffei isolate fNeoGra1 chromosome 9, fNeoGra1.pri, whole genome shotgun sequence genomic window, ttAGTTTTAGCATAAAGTCTATTTTGGTGAATTTATAAActattcactgatggagactcgagtgcaaaactgttcatgactacTGCGGTTCTAAattttatcatggcaattgtagcccTAAGCCATCATGCCAAAGCTAAgtatccagagccatcttctaagtgtgccTTTTGACTGTCCAGATGGGTCCATCCTCCACATGAGcgaagtgatgagactccagccagacgtaggacaTCCGGATGGATaaggcaggtccgaagagcagaagTAGTCAGTGTCACTGGTGTCTTGGGATCAACAGCTAAtgggagagagaacacaggttgttggatATGCCTGGTGTCACTTAATGGTTAAGAAcaatatacattttgtgctgagtgcaagcaggggctttggtaagactaactatgacagcataacaactaaaaggggagagttaGAAGGTAACACAGCCATGAGggtgccccgggacataaagtagCCAGCCAATCCATTGTCATCAAACCTGAGTGAATGCATGAGAGTGGGGAGGTGACTGCAttccaaacatcccagtttaccaaaacacactatgcctgagggccctccagatctactcctttacctaataaactattaacaaaaggcttgactaaaaagatgtTTTCAGCTTAGACTTCAACACTAAgagtgtgtctgagtcctgaacactacttcgaagtttattccataactgtggggctttataagaaaaggctctgccccataTGTAGCCTTGACTAtaagaggtaccaacagataacctgcaccttttgatctaagtaggcagggTGGgttataaaggaccagaagttcgctcaggtactgtggcgtgagatcattcagtgctttgaaggtcaacagtagtattttataattgatacgaaatttgactgggagccaatgcagtgtggataagacaggggtgatgtggtcatatcttctagttctagtaaggactcttgctgctgcattttgaactaactggaacttgtttatgcacttattggaacattcagacagtaaggcattcaaTAAtctaacctagaggtaacaaaggcatgaactagttttttggcATCATCTAGTGCCATCATATAAATGATTTTATATGAGACAGGTCTTCTGAAAATgggtctatctgtctctctctcgcgcgcacttgCTTACTTTCACTAGCCTACATAGAGACTGTCAAGTACATGTTCTTGGATTCCCTCTCCTGTACATTTTAGTGTTTTTCTTGCCCTAACACACCCACTTCAACTGAAGAGGAACTGGTAATTAACTGATTAGTTGAATCAGGTATGGAGGGAGCAGAGGAAGCACAAAAACATTGGGCAGGAGGTACTTCAGGAACGGGGTGTGGAACTGTAGAGATCTGCACAGGGCAGCAGTGAGAGAGACACTGGGTCATATACAGGGAGAACTTAAAGGGGCTggttcacccttcccagaatcctctaCAGCATGTAACAAGTTGTCGTTTTTGATGCTAGCAATGTTTTTGGAATAATTTGCAACAATTTAGTGAAAGGCTATAAATCTTAAAATGTCatgtgaaattgaagatattttgtcaaagtatcGGTATTTTACATTCTTTTGACTGATCCATTCCATTTTTGTTATTCCAATGTAATAGACCTGAACTGGTCTTGGCCACCTCATGGATGgccatgaaggaaagaaaaaataaagcatGTATTCAAAACTTCCATGAACAACACATGGATGAAGAGAAAAGTTTGAGATGGGTTGCAAAGGGATCAGTAATAATGAGTTTGCAGAGGTTTTGCTGTGGACACACACAGTGGTCCgtatataaacaaaaacaacaaattgaaTTCTAGGAAGGGTGAGCTGGCCTATTTAATGTGTATGGAGCACCAAATCTTAAAAATAAACACTTTATCAGTTGAGGCCATTCTGATAAATCGGTCTCTCAAATGAGCAGTCTGAGTCAGAACATAAATAGTTCTGTGCATGATATTCTGTCCATGTTTGCCATATATGAgtacatctcaaacaattagaatatcatgaaaaagttcattttttccatcagttatttaagaaagtgaaaatataaTATGTCCTAGATTCATtaaatgtaaactaaaatgtttcaagcatttttctattttaattttaataagtATGGCCTacagcaaaaaaaaatctcaaaatattagagtatttcatttcgagtttcagTAAAATAGTATAGACactgtgtatctctcggtctagttcagtacacgcaaccacaatcatggggaagactgctgacatgacagttgtccagaagatgatcactgacaccctccacaaggagggtaagccacagaaggtcattgctgaaaagtctGGCTGGAaatggtgcacaagcaacagggatgactgcagccttgagaggattgtcaagaaaagtcagttcaagaacttgggagagcttcacaaggactgGACCTGAGACTGGTGTCAGCACATCAAGAGTCAccacgcacagacatcttcaggaaaggggttacaactgtcacattcctaatatcaagccacttctgaactagagacaatgtcagaagcatcttacctgtgctaaggagagaaagaactggactgttgctcagtggtccaatgtcttcttttcagatgaaagtaaattttgcatttcatttggtaatcaaggtcctagagtctggaggaagagtggagaggcacagaatccaaggtattgGAAGTCCACTGtggagtttccacagtctgtgatgatttggtgtgcattgtcatctgttggtgttgatccactgtgttttatcaaatccaaagtcaatgcagccgtcttacaggagattttagagcatttcATACTTCCATcttctgacaagctttatggagataccgatttctttttccagcaggactcagcacctgtccacagtgccaaaactactaccagatGGTTTGCtggccatgatattactgtgcttgattggctagccaacttgcctgacctgaaccctgtAGAGAATGAGGTATTGTCaagagatgagaaacacctgatccaaaaatacagacaagctgaaggctgctatcaaagcaacctgggcttcaataacacctcagcagtgtcacaggctgattgcctccatgccacaccacattggtgcagtaatttgtggtaaaggagctccaaccaagtattgaaataaacacttttcagaagttagttggacatttctgtattgtaaatcctttttttgattgatcttaggaaatattctaataatttgagatattggatttctgattttcatgaactataagccttcttcttttggctgctcccgattaggggtcgccacagcggatctttcatctccattgctccctgtcttctgcatctgtctctaccacacctgtcacttttatgtcctctctcaccacatccatgtatctcctctttggccttcctcattttcgtgtgcctggcagctccatcctcaacattctccttccaacatgctctgcatctcttctcaggatgtgcccataccatcttggtctcatctctcttagcttaattcccaagctctgcacatgtgctgtccctctgatgtgctcgttccttatcctgtcgcaaaccttaacatcctcaactccgctacctccaactttgcctcctgtctcttcgttaagggtacggtctccaatccatacatcacatctggtttcactactgtcttatacattttacctttcacttttgctgggactttcctatcacaaatgactcccaaaatccttctccaactgctccaccctgcctgcactctctttctcacctcactatcacagcccccattttcctgcacagttgaccccaggtacttgaattcaccaactttctttacgtctactccttgcatcttcactacactctcatccccattctcattgatgcacatgtattcatgagctataagccgtaatcatcaaaattaaaacaaaaaaggcttgaaatatttcactttacgtgtaTTGAAtatagaatatctcatctcatcatctctagctgctttatccttctacagggtcgcaggcaagctggagcctatcccagctgactatgggcgaaaggcggggtacaccctggacaagtcgccaggtcatcacagggctgacacatagacacagacaaccattcacactcacattcacacctacggtcaatttagagtcactagttaacctaacctgcatgtctttggactgtgggggaaaccggagcacccggaggaaacccacgcagacacagggggaacatgcaaactctacacagaaaggccctcgccggccccggggctcgaacccaggaccttcttgctgtgaggcgacagcgctaaccactacaccactgtgccaccccgaatatagaatatatgaaagtttacttttttgaattaaattacaaaaaataatgaactttttcatgatattataaTTGTTTGAAATGCACTGATATGTTTGCAGGAATAAATTTGATTTAATTCTGATTATTTGATTTCAAAGAAGATCTTTGCGGCAGCGAAAAGGACTGTAAAAAAGGACTGTTTTTAACCcagccaacaaacaaacaaacaaacaaacaaataaacaccaCCTGGGTACTTTCTTTTAATTTCCACAATATTGTTGGCAAATTATCACCATTTAGAGTATAAACTGCGACTCTGGCAACCCTGCGACACTGTCCATTCCCACATACACATACAATCCCCTGAGGGTAGGGGGAAATTAGTACATCACAATGCATTTATATAATATTCTACATTTAGCTTTTACATTTAATATTTACAGTTAGGCATATAGCATATTTAGCACTTTATCATTTCAGGTTTAGATTTATTTATAAACATTTCAATTAATATTTAtttaggctacatttacatttatgtataaaaaattacattaagCCTATTTATAATGTGTGATTTAAAAAAAGGAGCCTATATATAGCAAAACCTTTCACTGAAACTGTTATTCTACATGCAtcactatttaaatggatcagaatgGCCTCAAATGTTCAAAAAATGTCTGATAGAAAAGAGTATTAAACCATTTGCATTTGACAACCCATAGGTCAGGGATTACCAGGTCACAAAAGCAGCCTAgtcaataaatttttttttaaacaaactactCCAATACAGTGGTTTTAAATTTATTACTAGCTGTTACGTTTCAACAAAATTCCTAATTGTACCTGCCATATTTCaaatagttttttaaaaatacctgtattattattattattattatatacattcTAACAGACCAGTTACAACATGGTTTCCATCAATGGTTTTCTGGAAATTTGTTTGACAAACCTGCTCTCTGTGGAGCTGTTAACTCGTCGGAAAACCGATGGAGGGCGATGTCCTTCAAGTTATGTTGGGAAAGGGACTTGGTTGGATGTGTAGTTATTGTGGCCCGTTATTGCTTTTTAATTGAATAACTAGGCCTACAGTAATTCAATTATGGAGTGAAGGTTTATATATCAAACATTTATATATGAAACGCTTAAGTGAACTGGCTGAAGAGAGTTTAGGTTAATTTTGCTCACGAGCgggcagatgtgtgtgtgtgtgtgtgtgtgtgtgtgtgtgttgaggtgggCGTGGTCGCGTGCACCGGGTTTCATGGCTCGCTTGTCCACATGTCGTGGTGCGCAGTGAGacaggagacagagacagagacaggcgCGATGGCCCGCAGCAGGACTCACCCGCGCTTCACCAGGTCACCGATTCCTCACCCGACTTTTCACTAAACTCTAACTGATTCCGCTCACATCTGGCTTCGAGTCCACGTCTGAAAAAAGTGTGTGCAAGAATGAACTGAATGATTCATTTCAAAACAGTTTGGTAAGCTGGGTTTGGTATTTGGGGTTGGgggagaggggaggagaggggAGGGCATCTGCTCAGTCTAATGATAGCATCAGTGACTTTCTGCAGCTCTGTTTGACTTCTCCAGTCTAAGGTATGCATAAGCTGATTGATACtgatatatgtttggcatgcttgaaactgctACAGGCTGttttgattgctacttgttttggctagttaaatccttgagatttatcttcactcacacacCTGCTCTTTGTTTCCAGAATGTTATTCTAACCAGTGATGAAATGTTTCATTACCCTGTCATACATAGATAATAGCttcatcaatcacatcatcatccaatcatatagctataacacactcttgaatctgaatatatatatatatatatatatatatatatatatatatatatatatatatatatatatatatacacgcacacacatacacacactcatgtttgtcctacaataaaccgagaaacatctctgaacagctgtgtctgcgtcactgactgtttgctcccagatCTGTGAGGtagaatctcctgggtggaagagGTTTACACTCCTCgaacatactttgtcaattcaacctccttcactaCAAACAGATCGAACCCCATCACTGATAGATATATGTCACATTCAGAATAATTTAAAGTCAGTGGCCTACAGGTTTTCTGCTTCAGTTTGATGGAATGTCACTGATTATTAAACCCAATAGAAACCTTTTAACCAAGAGCTATATTTGTTCGGGCCATACAGGAAAGGAACAAAAGGAAATCTAGCACAGTCCATTTTGTCATACCTGTTGCTGTAGCATCTGTACTGTTAAAAAAGGTTTTCCTTTGAATTCTTGGTATTATTTGCTTATAATTATTTATTACTATTTGGTATTAAGCTTAACCTGCCAAATAACTACCAGttaattcttaaattgttgccaaATGATTTTGTAGAGTTCAGAAAGCAAATAATTTCTTTAAATATTAAATGTTactttaaatattttaaaatttatttcTGCTAGCTTACAGATCAAATACATTAACAACAATTAataactcctcctcctcctcctactactactaaataacaacaacaacaacaacaacaacaacaacaacaatttcctTCGAATCATAGCAAATGCAAGTGGACGGATTAATTTGCTCACTGAaagttttactgttttttttttttgtgtgtgtgtgtttaaaggacCCTGCTCTATTCAGCTGAAGTTTTTCTAATACTAGATCCAACTGACCAGttcgttatcaaacccctgataatGTGCTAGACAGGAGGTACTCAAAATCAGAGTTGTGAATGTCTGCTTTTGGAAGATTTCTGGACTGACATTATAAACATATAGGTATTCATatttttaacataaaatattaaaggAAGACAATCATTCAGGGGCTTGTGAAAATACAGTGTACATTGGAGGGAAAAAAGATTAACCAAAAACTTTTCAAACCATAAACTATGTTTCTAATTGCCTTACTCATTTTATTTCAGGTGTAATAAATTGCAAAGCTTAGTTAATGGATTTGCTATCCTTTATAGATCATTTTAGTAAGTGACTTTTTTTTACTAACTGAATATTCTTTTATGTACTCATTAATTTTTATTATATACTATTGTTTAAAACTATAAAATTCAGTTTCAGATAATGATGATTGATGATTGGATGGTGTGTGATACACATTCATTTTAAGAACAATATGGTGGTGTTAAGTAAGAGTTAGGTTTGTCATCATCATTACCAGAATTATATCTCCATGTTATTCTTTTAAATGTACTTGACTCTATGAATGCATATAACTCTGGGGGGGAGAGGAGGGGGGCTCATGGCTCTCCAGAGCAGTGTCCACTCTGTGTGCTCACATGTTTTCGAACATTATAGTGTTGATCTCAGCACATACCAGCTGAGCAGCGAAGCGAACAGGTGAGATAGAAGCACACTGTGTGTATGCGAGATGATATAATatctatatgagtgtgtgtgtgtgtgtgtgtgtgtgtgtgtgtgtgtgtgtgtgtgtgtgtgtgtgtgtgaatgaagtgAGAGGAAAAATGAGAGCGAGAGCGAGCGAGACGTAGCTCTCCATACACCTGACTTGTAAAAGGCCTGAAACTTTTTTATGACATTAACAGTTAAGGATAGTAAGATAATAGTTGAGTATATCTCTATTCTTTTGGACTTGTTaatctttgtttgtttgtctaaACAGCAACTACTTGAACAGAACCACATTTTATGCAGAGATGTGAAATGCTATGTGAATTAGAGTGGAATGATTATGTAAGTCCAATTTGCTGAAATTATTCAGAGTATTTTAGTTACATTTTCAGTTCAGTTTAAATGAGCAGCTGCTGCTCAGTATAACCTCTTCATAGTTCATGTTCATGCTTGCTTAGCCCATGGATATTTTAACGCAAGatcatctccctttctcccctttCCTCACCCTTTTTCTCTCTTCTTGGGCATGTTCATGCCAGACTGTACTTTCTCTTTAGGTTAGAAATCGTGAAGCATGGGTGACTGGAGCTTTCTTGGGCGACTGTTGGAGAATGCACAAGAACACTCTACAGTGATTGGCAAAGTCTGGCTCACTGTCCTCTTCATCTTTAGGATCCTGGTGTTGGGAACAGCAGCAGAGGAAGTCTGGGGCGATGAACAATCGGACTTTACCTGCAACACGCAGCAACCTGGTTGTGAAAACGTTTGCTATGACGAGGCCTTTCCCATTTCACACATCCGTTACTGGGTGCTACAGATCATCTTTGTGTCTACGCCAACACTTATTTACCTGGGTCACATACTGCACATCATCCGTATGGAGGATAAGcggaaagagaaggaggaggagctgaGAAGTGCACAGAGACACGAGGAGGAGAAAGAACTCCTGTATAGAAATGGGGAGGGGGGCAGAGGAGATGGGGAAAAGGAGAAACCATCAatcagagatgagcatggcaaaatcCGCATCAGGGGTGCCTTGTTGCGCACATATGTGTTCAACATCATTTTCAAGACTCTGTTTGAGGTTGGTTTCATTTTAGGCCAGTATTTTCTCTACGGTTTCCAGCTCAGGCCATTGTATAAGTGTGCACGGTGGCCCTGCCCCAACACTGTGGACTGCTTCCTGTCCAGACCCACAGAGAAGACCATCTTCATCGTGTTCATGCTTGTGGTGGCTTGTGTGTCACTTGTGCTGAACTTATTGGAGATTTATCATCTTGgatggaaaaaaatcaaacagggTGTCACCAGTGGATACATCCCTGAGCACGAGTCGTTAGCCCACACTGACACGGTTGAGACAGGAGCCATGCCATCTGCCTCCAGAACTGACTCTGCAACCGTTAGCTATCCTCCCGAATACACCAAGTTGGCAGCAGGTAGCACAACCTTTCTGCAGCCTGGGTCAGTTCCTGTAACAACAGAGTTCAAGATTGATCCTCTGCATGAGGAGCCAAACTCTTTCTACATCAGCAGCAACAATCACATGCTGGCTGCTGAGCAGAACTGGGCCAATTTAGCCACTGAACAGCAAACTCTAGAAAAGAAGGCCATTCCTCCTTctacttcctcctcctcctcctctgtctcTTCCTGTGATAACGAGCAGCGCCCAAAAGACGCTGCTCCCACTACCAGCATTCCCAGCTCAAGTGGTGGCATTTTGAATAGTGGGAAGTGTGAGCCAGAGGAGAGTCACGTCACCACTACGGTGGAGATGCACGAGCCACCTAGCATGTTTACTGACCTCCGATGCACGAGCAGAGCAAGCAAAATAAGCAATGTAAGAGCGAGGCACAACGATCTGGCTATCTAGTAACCTTCATTGCACAGCTCCAATTTTAATATTTACAGATTAGGAAATGCAAAAACAATGTGGAAATATAAATGAGAGTCAGGTTGCTGGATGTTTTCTCGGGGaattaaaaacataaaacatTGACAGCTGTGCAATCAGTGAGTTGTGGTGCTGACATATAACACTTGAATGGTGTCTGATGTTACATGGCAGTTCAGTGATATGATAAAAGAGAGCTTATTCTGTTAGgtgtttaaaaatatttcagAGTATGGAACATCGACCACTTTGAACACATGTACACCTGCTCAGTAATGCAATTATACAATCATCCAATCCAGTTAGTGTTCACTTAGGAATGGGAAAAAAGTGATCTCAGTGAATTTGACCATGGAATGACTGTCAGTGCCACATGGCTTGATTTGAACATTTCAGAAATGGCTGATCTGCTGGGATTTTCATGTGCAAGAGTCACTAAAGTTGATACAGACtggtgtaaaaaaacaaaaaacatctagTGAGTGGTAGTTCTCCAggtagaaatgccttgttgatgagatagGTCAGAGAAGAACGATTTGAGGCAGAAGACCACACCGGGTTCCCTCCTGTCAGCTAAGAACGGGTATCTGAGGCTGCAGTGGACACCAGACAGTCGAAGATTGAAGTATGTCAGTGAGCTTgtatttcacaccattctgtgtaaattctagagatCAAAACCAGACAGTTGATGACTGTACATAAACCATCTGCTGATGTTTCCTGTAAGTGTCAAGGCTTAGCAGGTTGAGTGTTCTGAGatccttttctgctcaccacagttgtaaagagtggttattttagTTACTATAGTTTTCCTGTCAGCATGAAACAGCTTCTCCTCTGACCACTCTcaacaacaaggcatttccacctgcATAACTGCCacacactgttttgttttttacaccATTCTATATAAACTCTAGAGTCGGGTGTGTGTGAAAAtcgcaggagatcagcaatttctgaaataccagctcatctggcaccaacaaccatcccAATGTCAGTGTCACTGAAATATCCTTTTCCCTAATTCCTTTGTTTGATGTGAAAATTAACAGATGCTCTTAacatgtatctgcatgatttcaaaagtcttaggcacccttttatgctataaatttttattttatgacttctatattatcgagtcagtagAAAAACTTCTTAGATTCCCAAACaccagttttccagcacaaaattaaatgtgacagAGAAAGCaggatattacataagagacacacacacacacacaaaaaaaaaaaaaaaaacataatgaaggctgctgggtttttctgcaaaaataaaaagcaagtgtgagaaagtctccagaagaactgatGCTGTTTCTGTAACATGCTCAGTGAAATTTACAGCTCAGTTCCTTTTAAAACTGCACACATTGTACTTGAGATtaacataattttttttaaacaaagggttgtcacaccaaatattgactttatttaat contains:
- the gja3 gene encoding gap junction alpha-3 protein, yielding MGDWSFLGRLLENAQEHSTVIGKVWLTVLFIFRILVLGTAAEEVWGDEQSDFTCNTQQPGCENVCYDEAFPISHIRYWVLQIIFVSTPTLIYLGHILHIIRMEDKRKEKEEELRSAQRHEEEKELLYRNGEGGRGDGEKEKPSIRDEHGKIRIRGALLRTYVFNIIFKTLFEVGFILGQYFLYGFQLRPLYKCARWPCPNTVDCFLSRPTEKTIFIVFMLVVACVSLVLNLLEIYHLGWKKIKQGVTSGYIPEHESLAHTDTVETGAMPSASRTDSATVSYPPEYTKLAAEFKIDPLHEEPNSFYISSNNHMLAAEQNWANLATEQQTLEKKAIPPSTSSSSSSVSSCDNEQRPKDAAPTTSIPSSSGGILNSGKCEPEESHVTTTVEMHEPPSMFTDLRCTSRASKISNVRARHNDLAI